One stretch of Rathayibacter festucae DSM 15932 DNA includes these proteins:
- a CDS encoding SGNH/GDSL hydrolase family protein has protein sequence MSPHRPRRSPLIVLGLAAAVLAGGAIAPAAAAATPSELSVVAFGDSITRGAATCGTEDDCPVNSWSTGSAPEVRSIATRLQKVAPQRTVTTDNRAKSGSRIAEVSAAVTAAQAAGAAPDVVTLLIGGNDLCSPDVPAGPDGYAMTPAADFSASASGLLRQISSAWPRATVLLGSMPDIGSEWEVVQGTPGKLIWGLFSICRTTRGAKADNHVQRGAAFEAAVAAAEERTDRYNEALAAACSAAGPQCVWDGGALTRTPITKDVLSTVDYFHPNVAGQALVASVLWGPDAVPAWAVPHSAGAPAPAPADLPTLDEIGIADSTSGAPDDSRTRVGMRENVTERVALDRSAGAQPSEGSPSPADLRQTAAVGR, from the coding sequence CCGCCGCCGCCGCCGCGACACCGTCCGAGCTGTCCGTCGTCGCCTTCGGCGATTCGATCACCCGAGGCGCCGCGACCTGCGGCACGGAGGACGACTGCCCGGTCAACTCCTGGTCGACCGGTTCCGCCCCCGAGGTCCGCTCCATCGCGACCCGCCTCCAGAAGGTGGCTCCGCAGCGCACGGTCACGACCGACAACCGCGCGAAGTCCGGCAGCCGCATCGCCGAGGTCTCCGCGGCGGTCACGGCGGCGCAGGCGGCCGGGGCCGCTCCGGACGTCGTCACGCTCCTCATCGGCGGCAACGACCTCTGCAGCCCCGACGTCCCGGCCGGGCCGGACGGCTACGCGATGACGCCCGCCGCGGACTTCTCCGCGTCGGCATCGGGCCTGCTCCGGCAGATCAGCTCGGCCTGGCCCCGGGCGACCGTGCTCCTCGGATCGATGCCGGACATCGGGTCCGAATGGGAGGTCGTCCAGGGCACACCGGGCAAGCTGATCTGGGGACTGTTCAGCATCTGCCGGACCACGCGCGGGGCGAAGGCTGACAACCACGTCCAGAGGGGAGCCGCCTTCGAGGCGGCGGTCGCCGCAGCCGAGGAGCGCACGGATCGCTACAACGAGGCTCTGGCCGCGGCCTGCTCCGCAGCGGGCCCCCAGTGCGTCTGGGACGGCGGTGCCCTCACCAGGACGCCCATCACGAAGGACGTCCTCTCGACGGTCGACTACTTCCACCCGAACGTCGCCGGCCAGGCGCTGGTCGCGAGCGTCCTGTGGGGCCCGGACGCGGTTCCCGCGTGGGCGGTCCCGCACTCCGCAGGCGCTCCGGCTCCGGCTCCGGCGGACCTCCCGACGCTCGACGAGATCGGCATCGCCGATTCGACGAGCGGCGCCCCGGACGATTCGAGGACCCGGGTCGGCATGCGCGAGAACGTGACCGAGCGGGTGGCGCTCGACCGTTCGGCCGGAGCGCAGCCGTCCGAGGGGAGTCCGTCTCCGGCGGACCTCCGGCAGACCGCCGCCGTCGGCCGCTAG